A genome region from Oreochromis niloticus isolate F11D_XX unplaced genomic scaffold, O_niloticus_UMD_NMBU tig00000685_pilon, whole genome shotgun sequence includes the following:
- the LOC109201058 gene encoding mitogen-activated protein kinase kinase kinase 2-like encodes MLPHAVIEAKEAMEGAEELSEGAGNSELLIDFAESFNTTPKSPSLYLPRVPYVEEALITYSEDNLLGEGTFGKVYRGSFHGTPAAVKRIVCGQQGMEDSDIHHEINVSLRLSHPNIVRLMAVARTESCFLLAAEYIHGATLQQVLHTDSCLVKLEGDDAGFISLDLSMAVEYIHAQRIIHQDIKPANVMVHHPSKKAVLTDWGMANIRDTVMLRQGSKFTAQVIGPAGGTYLYMAPECILMFEEASFQTDMWSLGATYLEILTGSAPWTVKKQRELAALMATKTPPHALSHLSDKHSFLGGLVSYDPDSRPSASDVVKFLKSGLDLTSRYGYKW; translated from the exons ATGTTACCACATGCAGTTATTGAGGCAAAAGAAGCTATGGAGGGAGCTGAAGAGCTATCTGAAGGTGCTGGAAATAGTGAGCTTTTGATAGATTTTGCAGAGTCCTTCAACACAACTCCAAAGTCGCCATCAT TGTATCTTCCACGTGTTCCATATGTGGAAGAGGCTTTAATTACATACAGCGAGGACAATCTACTGGGAGAAGGGACATTTGGCAAGGTATATAGAGGTTCTTTTCATGGTACTCCAGCAGCTGTTAAAAGGATCGTGTGTGGCCAACAAGGGATGGAGGACAGCGACATTCATCATGAGATAAATGTTTCACT gagACTGTCTCACCCCAACATCGTCAGACTAATGGCAGTTGCCCGCACTGAGTCCTGCTTTTTGTTGgcagctgaatacattcatGGCGCAACCCTGCAGCAAGTGCTTCACACAGACAGCTGCTTGGTGAAG CTTGAAGGGGATGATGCCGGTTTCATATCACTGGACTTATCCATGGCAGTAGAGTACATCCATGCACAGAGAATCATTCACCAGGATATAAAGCCAGCAAATGTCATG GTTCACCACCCTTCTAAGAAGGCAGTCCTGACAGACTGGGGCATGGCAAACATAAGAGACACTGTGATGCTTCGTCAAGGGAGTAAGTTCACTGCCCAGGTTATTGGTCCAGCTGGTGGCACATATCTTTACATGGCTCCTGAATGCATACTGATGTTTGAAGAGGCCTCGTTCCAGACAGACATGTGGTCCCTCGGAGCCACATATCTGGAGATCCTGACGGGGTCCGCTCCGTGgactgttaaaaaacaaagagaactgGCTGCACTAATGGCCACCAAAACCCCACCACATGCCCTATCACATCTCAGtgacaaacacagttttcttggTGGTTTGGTGAGCTATGACCCAGACTCAAGGCCTTCCGCATCTGATGTTGTTAAGTTTCTCAAGTCAGGCCTTGATCTTACAAGCCGATATGGCTACAAGTGGTAA